The following coding sequences lie in one Tichowtungia aerotolerans genomic window:
- a CDS encoding dihydrolipoamide acetyltransferase family protein — MAVEIKVPELGENIDSGEVVSVPVSAGDFVSEGQTILEVEAGKATIEIPAPSDGTVGSVNVSEGDSVAVGQVIITIESGAAENAEAEPEEESEPEPVAEEKEEPEPVQEEKPAPEPAPKSQAPAAKEEELAAEASREAAPAQPAACEPKSQVAKALAVSASPKVRRLARELGVDVHLVSSTGPGGFITEDDVKEFARSGLNSGGSAAGSRTTRVEKMTAVRKATMKHMAHCWATIPHVTQHDMADITELESLRKRYAPKAESVGAKLTMTAVLIKIIASALKVHPKFNCSIDPEKGEILYKEYYNIGIAMDTPKGLLVPVITDGDKKNMVELAVELKGLAEKARDGKIEPSDMKDGTFTFTNLGGIGGSFFTPIINSPEVAILGTGRAYWEPGLEDGQRHFRLPLSLSYDHRIIDGADGARFLKWIIDAIEEPLLVSLEG, encoded by the coding sequence ATGGCTGTTGAAATTAAAGTGCCTGAGCTGGGTGAAAACATTGATTCCGGCGAGGTCGTGAGTGTTCCTGTATCGGCCGGCGATTTCGTGTCCGAGGGGCAGACCATCCTTGAGGTCGAAGCCGGTAAAGCCACGATTGAAATTCCGGCGCCGTCAGACGGAACGGTCGGTTCGGTGAATGTATCCGAAGGTGACTCCGTTGCGGTTGGTCAGGTGATTATAACGATTGAATCCGGTGCTGCAGAGAACGCTGAAGCTGAGCCGGAGGAAGAGTCGGAGCCCGAACCGGTCGCCGAAGAAAAAGAAGAGCCGGAACCTGTACAGGAAGAAAAACCTGCTCCTGAACCAGCGCCCAAGTCGCAGGCGCCAGCCGCAAAAGAAGAAGAGCTGGCTGCTGAAGCTTCAAGAGAAGCCGCTCCGGCGCAGCCTGCTGCTTGTGAGCCGAAATCTCAGGTTGCAAAAGCTCTGGCGGTTTCTGCGTCGCCGAAGGTACGCCGACTGGCGCGTGAGCTGGGTGTGGATGTGCATTTGGTTTCTTCGACCGGTCCGGGAGGATTCATCACGGAAGACGATGTGAAGGAATTCGCCCGCAGCGGACTGAACAGCGGCGGCTCAGCAGCCGGTTCGCGCACAACCCGTGTTGAAAAGATGACCGCGGTGCGCAAGGCCACAATGAAGCATATGGCGCACTGCTGGGCCACTATTCCTCATGTGACGCAGCACGATATGGCGGATATTACCGAGCTGGAATCGTTGCGTAAACGCTACGCGCCGAAAGCCGAATCGGTCGGCGCCAAGCTTACGATGACGGCGGTTCTGATTAAAATTATCGCATCGGCACTCAAGGTGCATCCGAAGTTTAACTGCAGCATTGATCCTGAAAAAGGCGAGATCCTTTATAAGGAGTACTACAACATCGGTATTGCCATGGACACGCCGAAAGGTTTGCTCGTTCCGGTTATTACGGACGGGGATAAAAAGAACATGGTTGAGCTGGCGGTTGAGCTGAAAGGCCTCGCCGAGAAAGCGCGCGATGGAAAGATTGAACCATCGGATATGAAAGACGGTACGTTCACCTTTACGAATCTCGGCGGCATCGGGGGATCGTTTTTTACACCGATCATCAATTCTCCGGAAGTGGCCATTCTCGGAACGGGTCGCGCCTACTGGGAACCGGGACTCGAAGACGGACAGCGCCATTTCCGTTTGCCGCTTTCGCTTTCGTATGATCACCGTATTATTGACGGCGCGGACGGCGCACGCTTCCTGAAATGGATTATCGATGCGATCGAAGAGCCGCTGCTTGTATCCCTGGAGGGATGA
- the aceE gene encoding pyruvate dehydrogenase (acetyl-transferring), homodimeric type has product MATQGFQNTDPEKQDWLDALDELIDSAGAERAKDILHDLQVSAHRKGVRLPFSANTPYINTIPVDEEPAYPGDRELERRIKSLIRWNAMAMVVRANREEEGIGGHISSYQSIATLYEVGFNHFFRGRTDSFPGDFIYFQGHSSPGIYARAFLEGRLPVEQIDNFRHELHDSPGLSSYPHPWLMPDFWQFPTVSMGLGPVTAIYHARFIHYLEDRGLREPAGQKIWAFLGDGETDEPETLGALTLASREKLDNLIFVVNCNLQRLDGPVRGNGKVIQELEAAFRGAGWNVIKVVWGEDWDPLLAKDEDGALVKRMGEIVDGEYQKYTVADAQYVREHFFSGDERLEKFSKMLSDTELKRMRRGGHDPAKVYAAYKAAVEHKGAPTVILAKTVKGYGLGASGEGQNITHAQKKLGEEALREFRSRFGIPISDAEIDEIPFYRPPEDSPEIKYLMKQRESLGSYVPSRLTDFTPIEMPADKIFQEFDGGSERPVSTTMVFVRLLGKILKDPGIGKLIVPIVPDEARTFGMDALFRQCGIYSRPGQLYEPVDADNLLYYKEAKDGQILEEGITETGAFSSFVAAGTAYANHGINTIPFYIYYSMFGFQRIGDLAWLAGDSRCKGFLFGATAGRTTLAGEGLQHQDGNSHLTALTIPNMVAYDPAYAYELAAIIKDGIRRMYVDNEQVYYYISVLNENYAQPPAPEGCEEGVLKGMYKFQTSDKAEAQILGSGPIMNEAIEAAEILREQFGVETNIWSVTSYKNLLNDALDADRHNRLHPKEDRKSYVFQCLENETGPVIAASDYMKALPSSIAKWVPGELTVLGTDGFGRSDGREALRDHFEVDARWIAHAVLTALGKDASALELNAEKPNPVGE; this is encoded by the coding sequence ATGGCAACACAAGGCTTTCAGAACACCGATCCGGAAAAGCAGGATTGGCTGGATGCACTCGACGAACTGATTGATTCCGCAGGCGCCGAACGGGCAAAAGATATTCTGCACGACCTGCAGGTGAGCGCCCACCGCAAGGGGGTTCGTCTTCCGTTTTCCGCCAACACACCTTATATAAATACCATTCCGGTTGATGAGGAGCCTGCATATCCCGGCGACCGGGAACTGGAACGGCGCATCAAGAGCCTGATCCGCTGGAACGCGATGGCGATGGTGGTGCGCGCCAACCGCGAAGAAGAAGGGATCGGCGGCCATATTTCCAGCTATCAGTCGATTGCCACGCTCTACGAAGTGGGCTTCAACCATTTTTTCCGGGGCCGCACCGATTCATTCCCCGGCGACTTTATCTATTTCCAGGGACACTCGTCGCCCGGTATTTACGCCCGCGCATTTCTCGAAGGCCGCCTGCCGGTCGAACAGATTGATAATTTCCGCCACGAGCTCCATGACAGTCCCGGGCTTTCTTCTTATCCTCATCCGTGGCTGATGCCCGACTTCTGGCAGTTTCCGACCGTTTCGATGGGGCTCGGTCCGGTTACCGCCATTTATCACGCGCGGTTTATCCATTATTTAGAAGACCGCGGCCTGCGCGAGCCGGCCGGACAGAAGATCTGGGCGTTTCTCGGTGATGGCGAAACCGACGAACCGGAAACCCTCGGTGCGCTCACGCTCGCTTCGCGCGAAAAGCTCGATAATCTCATTTTTGTGGTCAACTGCAACCTGCAGCGGCTCGACGGACCGGTGCGCGGAAACGGCAAGGTGATCCAGGAGCTCGAAGCCGCCTTCCGCGGTGCGGGCTGGAACGTCATTAAAGTGGTTTGGGGCGAAGACTGGGATCCGCTGCTTGCCAAGGACGAAGACGGTGCGCTGGTGAAGCGCATGGGAGAGATCGTCGACGGAGAATACCAGAAATACACCGTGGCCGACGCGCAGTATGTGCGCGAACACTTCTTCAGCGGAGACGAGCGGCTGGAAAAATTCAGCAAAATGCTCTCCGACACCGAGCTGAAACGGATGCGGCGCGGCGGACACGATCCGGCCAAGGTCTACGCCGCCTACAAAGCCGCGGTGGAGCACAAAGGCGCTCCGACTGTTATTCTCGCCAAGACGGTCAAAGGCTACGGCCTTGGAGCGTCCGGAGAAGGTCAGAACATCACGCATGCCCAGAAAAAGCTGGGCGAAGAAGCCTTGCGCGAATTCCGCAGCCGCTTCGGCATTCCGATCTCTGACGCGGAGATCGATGAGATTCCGTTCTATCGCCCGCCGGAAGACAGCCCGGAAATTAAATATTTAATGAAGCAGCGCGAGTCGCTCGGCAGCTATGTGCCGTCGCGCCTGACCGACTTTACACCGATCGAAATGCCGGCGGATAAAATCTTCCAGGAGTTCGATGGCGGCAGCGAGCGGCCTGTTTCGACTACGATGGTCTTTGTGCGCCTGCTCGGTAAAATTCTGAAGGACCCAGGCATTGGAAAACTCATCGTTCCGATCGTTCCGGACGAAGCGCGCACCTTTGGAATGGATGCTCTGTTCCGTCAGTGCGGCATCTACTCGCGGCCCGGACAGCTCTACGAACCGGTCGATGCCGACAATCTGCTTTACTATAAGGAAGCTAAAGACGGACAGATCCTCGAAGAGGGAATCACCGAGACCGGCGCGTTTTCCTCCTTTGTGGCCGCCGGAACGGCGTATGCCAACCACGGCATCAACACCATTCCGTTCTACATCTACTATTCCATGTTCGGGTTCCAGCGCATTGGCGATCTCGCATGGCTCGCCGGCGACAGCCGCTGCAAAGGCTTCCTGTTCGGCGCCACCGCCGGGCGTACCACGCTCGCGGGCGAAGGCCTGCAGCATCAGGACGGCAACAGCCATCTCACCGCGCTCACCATTCCGAACATGGTTGCGTACGATCCCGCCTATGCCTACGAGCTGGCTGCCATCATCAAAGACGGTATTCGGCGTATGTATGTCGACAACGAGCAGGTGTATTACTATATCTCGGTTCTGAACGAAAACTACGCCCAGCCGCCCGCACCCGAAGGATGTGAAGAGGGCGTGCTGAAAGGAATGTATAAATTCCAAACCTCGGACAAAGCGGAAGCGCAGATTCTTGGCAGCGGCCCGATTATGAACGAGGCCATTGAAGCGGCGGAGATTCTTCGCGAGCAGTTCGGAGTCGAAACCAATATCTGGTCCGTCACCAGCTATAAAAACCTGCTGAACGACGCGCTGGATGCCGACCGCCATAATCGACTCCATCCAAAGGAAGATCGGAAATCCTATGTTTTCCAATGTTTGGAAAATGAAACGGGGCCGGTGATTGCCGCTTCGGATTATATGAAAGCGCTGCCGTCTTCCATCGCTAAATGGGTGCCCGGCGAGTTGACCGTGCTGGGAACCGACGGGTTTGGTCGCAGTGACGGCCGCGAAGCGCTTCGCGATCACTTCGAAGTCGATGCCCGATGGATCGCGCATGCCGTGCTTACAGCGCTCGGGAAAGACGCTTCGGCGCTCGAGTTGAATGCAGAGAAACCCAATCCTGTGGGAGAATAA